From Coffea arabica cultivar ET-39 chromosome 9c, Coffea Arabica ET-39 HiFi, whole genome shotgun sequence, one genomic window encodes:
- the LOC113710677 gene encoding probable serine/threonine-protein kinase PBL25, translating into MNCLPCFSSRKSDNQENEGVPVAQVKEAPPPPSPVNNTQNLPVEAKNANDDPVTPETANSGARTFTFRELAMATKNFRQECLLGEGGFGKVYKATLQSGEVVAVKRLDRNGTQGNKEFLVEVLMLTLLKHPNLVSLIGYCADGEQRLLVYEYLPTGSLESHLHDLTDDKKPLDWQTRMKIALGAAQGLEYLNEKANPPIIYRDLKLSNVLLDGDYNPKLSDYGLAKLAQGDTKTHISPRVMGTYGYCAPEYERCGELTAKSDVYSFGVVLLELITGRRALDTTRPAEEQNLVSWAQPIFKDPKRFPEMADPRLEMKFPERSLNQAVGIAAMCLQDEPAVRPLIGDVVAVLSFLAVAPPEEPVPAKLSAPNSPSEVKQPDEHKNQHHSSSDSSDHDDEESEDENKSISDNESRGSKSSSDSEGGGNSASKSKKFSKQSSSSKHKMKIKEKTDGTKSERQGSRSHKKKKVKDGKGSTSFSSSSSGSSRHSSRSSSAAAGPNESIPVNSTLTSIEESQDGSAESSIERGRFEESFSWSIGSSSRFNSRSGSNYVDSGFNSNNDLYNTSLDSKMRTESSMGCKTESNNSYSRQSSHSESEDESFSPLHYSDDEDEYENRS; encoded by the exons ATGAATTGCCTCCCATGTTTTTCAAGTAGGAAATCAGACAACCAAGAGAATGAGGGGGTGCCCGTCGCTCAGGTCAAAGAAGCACCTCCGCCTCCTTCCCCTG TtaataatacacaaaatttaccTGTGGAAGCCAAGAATGCCAATGATGACCCTGTTACACCAGAAACTGCGAATAGCGGGGCACGGACATTTACATTTCGTGAGCTTGCCATGGCAACGAAGAATTTCCGGCAAGAATGTCTACTAGGTGAAGGTGGATTTGGAAAAGTATACAAGGCAACCCTTCAAAGTGGAGAG GTTGTGGCGGTGAAGAGACTGGACAGGAATGGAACACAAGGGAATAAAGAGTTTCTTGTTGAAGTTTTGATGCTGACTCTCCTTAAGCATCCAAATCTTGTTAGTCTGATTGGATATTGTGCTGATGGGGAGCAGAGACTTTTGGTGTATGAATATCTACCGACTGGCTCACTAGAATCCCATTTACATG ACTTGACGGATGATAAAAAGCCACTAGATTGGCAAACCAGAATGAAAATAGCTCTCGGAGCTGCTCAAGGACTTGAATATTTAAATGAGAAGGCCAACCCACCTATCATATATCGTGATTTGAAATTGTCAAATGTTCTATTAGATGGAGACTATAATCCAAAACTCTCGGACTATGGGCTTGCCAAGCTAGCACAGGGAGATACTAAGACGCATATATCACCGAGGGTTATGGGAACTTATGGTTATTGTGCTCCTGAATACGAAAGATGTGGTGAACTTACAGCGAAGTCAGATGTTTACAGTTTTGGAGTTGTTCTCCTTGAATTAATCACAGGACGTAGAGCTTTGGATACTACAAGGCCAGCAGAGGAGCAAAATTTAGTTAGCTGG GCACAACCAATTTTTAAGGATCCAAAGAGGTTTCCAGAGATGGCAGATCCACGTCTCGAAATGAAGTTTCCAGAGAGAAGCTTAAACCAAGCAGTTGGGATAGCAGCAATGTGTCTCCAAGATGAACCAGCTGTTCGTCCATTGATTGGTGATGTTGTAGCTGTCCTCAGTTTCCTTGCAGTGGCTCCTCCAGAGGAGCCCGTTCCTGCTAAACTATCGGCTCCAAACTCACCGTCTGAGGTGAAACAGCCAGATGAACATAAAAATCAGCATCACAGCAGCAGTGACAGCTCAGATCATGACGATGAAGAAAGTGAGGACGAGAACAAAAGCATTTCGGATAATGAGTCCCGTGGGAGTAAAAGTAGTTCAGATAGTGAGGGTGGAGGTAATTCTGCAAGTAAGagtaagaaattttcaaaacagaGTTCGAGTTCAAAGCACAAGATGAAGATTAAGGAAAAGACGGATGGTACAAAATCTGAAAGACAAGGTTCAAGATCacacaagaaaaaaaaggtaaagGATGGTAAGGGAAGTACTAGTTTCAGTTCAAGTAGCAGCGGAAGTTCTCGTCATAGCTCAAGGAGTAGCAGCGCTGCCGCAGGCCCAAATGAAAGTATTCCTGTTAATTCGACGCTGACAAGCATTGAAGAATCTCAAGATGGCAGTGCTGAATCCAGTATAGAGCGTGGCAGATTTGAAGAATCATTCTCATGGAGTATTGGTTCAAGTTCAAGATTCAATTCCAGAAGTGGGAGTAATTATGTAGATTCAGGATTTAACAGCAACAACGATTTATATAATACTAGTCTTGATTCGAAAATGAGGACAGAAAGCAGCATGGGATGCAAGACTGAAAGTAATAATTCTTATTCAAGACAAAGCAGCCATTCGGAATCTGAGGATGAAAGTTTTAGTCCATTACACTATAGCGATGATGAGGATGAATATGAAAACAGATCCTAG
- the LOC113710431 gene encoding protein RESISTANCE TO PHYTOPHTHORA 1, chloroplastic-like, translating to MSSLSLSTSLCHCNYINCQDLKPRLISASFLRNQGWISSHQLPSKRFSLHSTGSSNGPSDTKIALKEEESSSSSSSSQEEERVVQEFNGKEVAQLPEKEGERNSSSTGAPLLDKDLKKVVQKTAATFAPRASVATKNPAVPGTILYTVFEVQGYVSMLLGGALSFNLIFPSNEPDIWRLMGMWSIWMFTIPSLRARDCSKNEKEALNYLFLLIPLLNVLIPFFWKSFAVVWSADTIAFFGMYAWKMGLLQKAEME from the exons atgagcAGCTTATCATTATCAACGTCTCTTTGTCACTGTAACTATATAAATTGTCAAGATTTAAAGCCTCGCTTAATCTCTGCATCATTCTTGAGAAACCAGGGTTGGATTAGTTCGCATCAGCTTCCATCCAAAAGATTCAGCCTGCATTCAACCGGTAGTTCAAATGGGCCGTCGGATACAAAGATAGCACTCAAGGAGGAggagtcttcttcttcttcttcttcttcccaagAAGAAGAGAGAGTAGTGCAAGAATTCAATGGAAAAGAAGTAGCCCAGTTGCCAGAAAAGGAAGGGGAAAGAAACAGTTCAAGCACTGGTGCTCCTCTACTCGATAAGGACCTTAAAAAG GTTGTCCAAAAGACTGCAGCAACTTTTGCACCTAGGGCTTCTGTTGCTACCAAAAATCCTGCTGTACCTGGAACCATTCTATATACTGTTTTTGAGGTGCAAGGTTATGTCTCAATGTTGCTAGGAGGAGCTCTGTCTTTTAATCTGATATTCCCCTCTAATGAGCCAGACATATGGAGACTAATGGGGATGTGGTCCATCTGGATGTTCA CTATTCCTTCCCTCCGGGCACGAGACTGCTcaaaaaatgagaaagaagCCCTCAATTATCTCTTTCTGCTAATCCCGCTCTTGAATGTTTTAATCCCATTCTTCTGGAAATCATTTGCAGTTGTTTGGTCTGCCGATACCATAGCCTTCTTTGGGATGTATGCATGGAAG ATGGGGTTGCTTCAAAAAGCAGAGATGGAGTAA
- the LOC140014275 gene encoding putative F-box protein PP2-B12 → MAVEMKNESNGGIDLYALPEGCIANALSLTSPRDACRLSLVASTFRSAALCDEVWERFFPADYRDVLCRSAEGIELLRSAISMKQLYLHLCDKPVLIDGGTKSFSLEKSSGKKCYMLAARDLTIVWSDTPRYWKWIPLPESRFSVVAELLDVCWLEIRGKIRTSMLSPETNYAAYLVFTSKSRIYGFEYQPAEAEVGISGQEGKKQAVHLDPDGAQRPGHQIMPRWRRGLFGHHLAGRMIYQETLHADQDVQNPRQRGDGWMEVELGEIFIKEGQDVDLEMSLMEVKGGNWKSGLIVEGIEIRPKEGK, encoded by the exons ATGGCGGTGGAGATGAAGAACGAATCAAACGGCGGCATTGATCTCTATGCATTGCCCGAAGGCTGCATAGCCAACGCCTTGTCTCTCACGAGTCCACGTGACGCATGCAGGCTATCGTTGGTGGCCTCCACCTTTCGCTCCGCAGCTCTATGCGACGAAGTCTGGGAGCGGTTCTTTCCGGCTGATTACCGTGATGTCCTCTGCCGATCAGCCGAGGGGATTGAACTATTGCGGTCGGCTATTTCCATGAAACAATTGTATCTCCATCTTTGTGATAAACCCGTCTTGATTGACGGTGGAACCAAG AGCTTCTCATTGGAGAAATCTAGCGGAAAGAAATGCTACATGTTGGCTGCAAGGGACCTCACAATTGTGTGGAGTGATACCCCGAGGTATTGGAAATGGATCCCCTTACCTGAGTCCAG GTTCAGTGTGGTGGCTGAGCTTCTTGATGTCTGTTGGCTTGAAATTCGGGGCAAGATAAGAACTAGCATGCTGTCACCGGAGACAAACTATGCAGCTTATCTTGTTTTCACATCGAAATCTAGAATCTATGGCTTTGAGTATCAACCTGCAGAAGCTGAAGTAGGAATTAGTGGTCAAGAAGGGAAAAAACAGGCAGTTCATTTGGATCCTGACGGAGCACAAAGACCAGGGCACCAGATCATGCCAAGGTGGCGAAGAGGGCTGTTTGGCCACCACCTGGCTGGAAGGATGATATACCAAGAGACTTTGCATGCAGACCAGGATGTGCAGAATCCCAGGCAGCGAGGGGATGGATGGATGGAAGTTGAATTGGGGGAGATTTTCATAAAGGAAGGGCAAGATGTGGATCTGGAGATGAGCTTGATGGAAGTCAAGGGGGGCAACTGGAAGAGTGGTTTGATTGTTGAAGGGATTGAGATTAGGCCCAAGGAGGGAAAATGA
- the LOC140014391 gene encoding probable receptor-like protein kinase At2g42960 isoform X1: protein MPKSTFDSAKALSILFFFGVYFLQTASSPPPGDAACGLNFTSIPYEPSGECIGGINEKTSDWDGFPSSICCRNALNTLTQALARQATTGDGNIFIDGERWKNCNDPFHQQQSVSVQACGFDDLFYGSSQCSSLKLSTITQNSSFQAAFHQCASFNPSFDNFCSNCTNALINATNQFLDQLYEQDNNTEKVICGVALIVAVVAGEIDNESQIKDFYRCLPALIESGHYIKIKSSLARALLAVLLATTGLILIIALIKYVTKSKKQEKKRVRAKDIVAWSALYSFSKAEIENAMNYGNEKECLGRGSAGVVYKGILPSGQVVAIKHVHKSNTSDSFTREIEGLSRVRHPNLVCLFGCCMEDGEQYLVYEYCSAGNLAQHLLKKETVLPWESRVKILRDCALALRYLHHYVDGCIVHRDIKLTNILLTENMEPKLSDFGLARVLGMEESKVFTDVRGTIGYMDPEYMSNAKLTCASDIYSFGIVALQVLSGQKVIELDLDARDQLTRKAKDVSMGKRPLKDIEDPTLEGNLDAVDFESILQIAVLCVAKSSDGRPSIDIVFEELDKAWKNTVAVRRAKSSVTQRSRSVEVLPL, encoded by the exons ATGCCGAAATCAACATTTGATTCAGCCAAGGCGCTCTCCATCCTATTCTTTTTCGGTGTCTACTTTCTTCAGACTGCTTCATCACCCCCGCCAGGAGATGCAG CTTGCGGACTgaacttcacttccattccttatGAACCAAGTGGTGAATGCATCGGTGGCATCAATGAAAAGACTAGCGACTGGGATGGCTTTCCCTCGTCAATTTGCTGTAGGAATGCCCTTAATACGTTGACGCAAGCACTAGCCAGGCAGGCAACTACTGGGGATGGAAATATTTTTATCGATGGAGAAAGATGGAAAAACTGTAACGATCCCTTTCACCAGCAGCAATCTGTTTCTGTTCAAGCATGTGGATTCGACGATCTCTTCTATGGAAGTAGTCAATGCTCCAGCCTTAAATTgtcaactattacacaaaattCGAGTTTTCAAGCTGCCTTCCATCAGTGTGCTTCATTCAATCCTTCATTCGATAATTTCTGCAGCAATTGCACAAATGCATTAATAAATGCAACAAATCAGTTCCTGGATCAGCTATATGAACAAGACAATAATACCGAAAAAGTCATCTGCGGAGTTGCTCTGATCGTAGCAGTTGTAGCAGGAGAAATAGACAATGAATCTCAAATTAAAGATTTCTACCGGTGTTTGCCTGCTTTGATAG AATCAGGCCACTACATTAAAATAAAAT CTTCTCTCGCAAGAGCACTTCTGGCTGTCCTTTTGGCTACCACTGGGCTGATTCTGATCATTGCTCTGATAAAGTATGTAACCAAGAGCAAGAAGCAAGAGAAAAAACGTGTTCGGGCCAAAGATATTGTTGCATGGTCAGCCCTCTACAGCTTCTCTAAAGCCGAGATTGAGAATGCCATGAACTATGGTAATGAAAAAGAGTGCCTTGGACGTGGGAGTGCTGGGGTGGTTTACAAAGGAATTCTACCGAGCGGACAAGTGGTGGCGATTAAGCACGTACATAAGAGTAACACCTCAGACTCTTTCACTAGGGAAATTGAAGGCCTTTCAAGAGTTCGACATCCGAACCTAGTTTGCCTATTTGGTTGCTGCATGGAAGATGGTGAGCAGTACTTAGTCTATGAATACTGTTCAGCTGGAAATCTTGCTCAACATCTCCTAA AGAAAGAAACTGTCCTACCGTGGGAAAGTAGAGTTAAGATACTCCGGGACTGTGCCCTTGCACTCAGATATCTCCATCATTATGTAGACGGATGCATCGTTCACAGAGATATTAAG CTTACGAACATTCTTTTAACTGAGAATATGGAACCAAAGCTCTCCGATTTTGGGCTGGCAAGAGTTCTGGGAATGGAGGAGAGCAAAGTATTTACAGACGTTCGGGGAACTATAGGCTATATGGACCCTGAGTACATGAGTAATGCCAAATTGACCTGTGCTAGTGACATCTATAGTTTCGGCATTGTTGCTCTGCAAGTTCTCTCAGGACAGAAAGTAATTGAGCTGGATCTAGATGCCAGAGACCAGTTAACTAGAAAG GCAAAGGATGTCAGCATGGGAAAACGTCCACTGAAAGATATTGAAGACCCAACCCTGGAGGGTAACCTGGATGCTGTTGATTTTGAATCCATACTGCAAATTGCAGTACTATGCGTTGCAAAATCAAGCGACGGCCGCCCCTCGATAGATATTGTATTCGAGGAATTGGACAAGGCATGGAAAAACACAGTGGCGGTCAGG AGGGCTAAAAGTTCTGTAACACAACGATCAAGGTCAGTAGAGGTACTGCCACTTTGA
- the LOC140014391 gene encoding probable LRR receptor-like serine/threonine-protein kinase At5g48740 isoform X2 — translation MPKSTFDSAKALSILFFFGVYFLQTASSPPPGDAACGLNFTSIPYEPSGECIGGINEKTSDWDGFPSSICCRNALNTLTQALARQATTGDGNIFIDGERWKNCNDPFHQQQSVSVQACGFDDLFYGSSQCSSLKLSTITQNSSFQAAFHQCASFNPSFDNFCSNCTNALINATNQFLDQLYEQDNNTEKVICGVALIVAVVAGEIDNESQIKDFYRCLPALIESGHYIKIKSSLARALLAVLLATTGLILIIALIKYVTKSKKQEKKRVRAKDIVAWSALYSFSKAEIENAMNYGNEKECLGRGSAGVVYKGILPSGQVVAIKHVHKSNTSDSFTREIEGLSRVRHPNLVCLFGCCMEDGEQYLVYEYCSAGNLAQHLLKKETVLPWESRVKILRDCALALRYLHHYVDGCIVHRDIKLTNILLTENMEPKLSDFGLARVLGMEESKVFTDVRGTIGYMDPEYMSNAKLTCASDIYSFGIVALQVLSGQKVIELDLDARDQLTRKAKDVSMGKRPLKDIEDPTLEGNLDAVDFESILQIAVLCVAKSSDGRPSIDIVFEELDKAWKNTVARAKSSVTQRSRSVEVLPL, via the exons ATGCCGAAATCAACATTTGATTCAGCCAAGGCGCTCTCCATCCTATTCTTTTTCGGTGTCTACTTTCTTCAGACTGCTTCATCACCCCCGCCAGGAGATGCAG CTTGCGGACTgaacttcacttccattccttatGAACCAAGTGGTGAATGCATCGGTGGCATCAATGAAAAGACTAGCGACTGGGATGGCTTTCCCTCGTCAATTTGCTGTAGGAATGCCCTTAATACGTTGACGCAAGCACTAGCCAGGCAGGCAACTACTGGGGATGGAAATATTTTTATCGATGGAGAAAGATGGAAAAACTGTAACGATCCCTTTCACCAGCAGCAATCTGTTTCTGTTCAAGCATGTGGATTCGACGATCTCTTCTATGGAAGTAGTCAATGCTCCAGCCTTAAATTgtcaactattacacaaaattCGAGTTTTCAAGCTGCCTTCCATCAGTGTGCTTCATTCAATCCTTCATTCGATAATTTCTGCAGCAATTGCACAAATGCATTAATAAATGCAACAAATCAGTTCCTGGATCAGCTATATGAACAAGACAATAATACCGAAAAAGTCATCTGCGGAGTTGCTCTGATCGTAGCAGTTGTAGCAGGAGAAATAGACAATGAATCTCAAATTAAAGATTTCTACCGGTGTTTGCCTGCTTTGATAG AATCAGGCCACTACATTAAAATAAAAT CTTCTCTCGCAAGAGCACTTCTGGCTGTCCTTTTGGCTACCACTGGGCTGATTCTGATCATTGCTCTGATAAAGTATGTAACCAAGAGCAAGAAGCAAGAGAAAAAACGTGTTCGGGCCAAAGATATTGTTGCATGGTCAGCCCTCTACAGCTTCTCTAAAGCCGAGATTGAGAATGCCATGAACTATGGTAATGAAAAAGAGTGCCTTGGACGTGGGAGTGCTGGGGTGGTTTACAAAGGAATTCTACCGAGCGGACAAGTGGTGGCGATTAAGCACGTACATAAGAGTAACACCTCAGACTCTTTCACTAGGGAAATTGAAGGCCTTTCAAGAGTTCGACATCCGAACCTAGTTTGCCTATTTGGTTGCTGCATGGAAGATGGTGAGCAGTACTTAGTCTATGAATACTGTTCAGCTGGAAATCTTGCTCAACATCTCCTAA AGAAAGAAACTGTCCTACCGTGGGAAAGTAGAGTTAAGATACTCCGGGACTGTGCCCTTGCACTCAGATATCTCCATCATTATGTAGACGGATGCATCGTTCACAGAGATATTAAG CTTACGAACATTCTTTTAACTGAGAATATGGAACCAAAGCTCTCCGATTTTGGGCTGGCAAGAGTTCTGGGAATGGAGGAGAGCAAAGTATTTACAGACGTTCGGGGAACTATAGGCTATATGGACCCTGAGTACATGAGTAATGCCAAATTGACCTGTGCTAGTGACATCTATAGTTTCGGCATTGTTGCTCTGCAAGTTCTCTCAGGACAGAAAGTAATTGAGCTGGATCTAGATGCCAGAGACCAGTTAACTAGAAAG GCAAAGGATGTCAGCATGGGAAAACGTCCACTGAAAGATATTGAAGACCCAACCCTGGAGGGTAACCTGGATGCTGTTGATTTTGAATCCATACTGCAAATTGCAGTACTATGCGTTGCAAAATCAAGCGACGGCCGCCCCTCGATAGATATTGTATTCGAGGAATTGGACAAGGCATGGAAAAACACAGTGGCG AGGGCTAAAAGTTCTGTAACACAACGATCAAGGTCAGTAGAGGTACTGCCACTTTGA
- the LOC140014334 gene encoding uncharacterized protein isoform X2, which yields MQTTASLVGFLAAAIPTLSAMRRAAISVAKLADTARQETPSTMAAIRLTSLEISDLTYELRDLSQEITDGVSKSAQAVQAANAGIRQIGSLARERTMSMIEERANLPDISLQPVFAGAAQKTSHAVGRATRTFMNIISKRETSLENEDASALDSLQV from the exons ATGCAG ACTACTGCATCACTGGTAGGCTTTCTTGCTGCAGCAATTCCCACCTTGTCT GCCATGCGTAGGGCAGCAATTTCTGTTGCAAAACTGGCTGATACTGCTCGTCAAGAGACCCCCAGCACAATGGCTGCTATTAGGCTTACCAGCTTGGAGATCAGTGATCTCACGTATGAATTGAGGGACTTGAG CCAAGAGATAACTGATGGGGTTAGCAAATCTGCTCAAGCTGTGCAAGCAGCAAATGCTGGAATTCGGCAAATTGGTTCTCTTGCTCGAGAACGGACGATGT CAATGATTGAGGAGAGAGCAAACCTGCCAGATATCTCTCTGCAACCAGTTTTTGCTGGAGCAGCCCAAAAGACTTCTCATGCTGTTGGCCGGGCTACGAGGACATTTATGAACATCATCTCCAAACGTGAAACTAGCTTGGAGAATGAAGATGCCAGTGCCCTGGATAGTCTACAAGTTTAG
- the LOC140014334 gene encoding uncharacterized protein isoform X1, translating to MKPSSVSAHSARTLLPLHLKSKSSKLFNPINLKPSSPSSILCPYKFKPLCHFVAVASSEPSPVVHSTAPNQSRNVSFSEESATQIHVEQVGSPFVGPSNFGFPKLSTSDQAFSLLLFIAVTTTASLVGFLAAAIPTLSAMRRAAISVAKLADTARQETPSTMAAIRLTSLEISDLTYELRDLSQEITDGVSKSAQAVQAANAGIRQIGSLARERTMSMIEERANLPDISLQPVFAGAAQKTSHAVGRATRTFMNIISKRETSLENEDASALDSLQV from the exons ATGAAGCCCAGTTCAGTCTCCGCCCACTCTGCTCGgactcttcttcctcttcaccTCAAATCAAAGTCATCAAAGCTATTCAATCCCATCAACCTCAAGCCTTCTTCTCCAAGTTCAATCCTTTGTCCCTATAAATTCAAACCCCTTTGCCATTTCGTCGCTGTTGCCTCGTCTGAGCCGTCTCCAGTTGTCCATTCCACCGCTCCCAATCAGTCCCGGAACGTCAGCTTTTCTGAGGAATCCGCAACTCAAATCCATGTTGAACAAGTCGGAAGCCCCTTCGTGGGTCCGTCAAATTTTGGATTTCCCAAGTTGAGCACAAGCGATCAGGccttctctctcttgctcttcaTTGCTGTCACG ACTACTGCATCACTGGTAGGCTTTCTTGCTGCAGCAATTCCCACCTTGTCT GCCATGCGTAGGGCAGCAATTTCTGTTGCAAAACTGGCTGATACTGCTCGTCAAGAGACCCCCAGCACAATGGCTGCTATTAGGCTTACCAGCTTGGAGATCAGTGATCTCACGTATGAATTGAGGGACTTGAG CCAAGAGATAACTGATGGGGTTAGCAAATCTGCTCAAGCTGTGCAAGCAGCAAATGCTGGAATTCGGCAAATTGGTTCTCTTGCTCGAGAACGGACGATGT CAATGATTGAGGAGAGAGCAAACCTGCCAGATATCTCTCTGCAACCAGTTTTTGCTGGAGCAGCCCAAAAGACTTCTCATGCTGTTGGCCGGGCTACGAGGACATTTATGAACATCATCTCCAAACGTGAAACTAGCTTGGAGAATGAAGATGCCAGTGCCCTGGATAGTCTACAAGTTTAG
- the LOC140014449 gene encoding F-box protein PP2-B10-like, producing MAAEENDHFNALPEGCIAYTLSLTSPRDACRLSSVSSTFCSAAQSDDVWESFLPPDYRDILSRSEQGIQLLPLYTSKKQLYLHLCDNPILIDNGTKSFSLEKSSGKKCYMLAARDLTIVWGDTPCYWQWIPLPMSRFTEVAELVSVCWLEIRGKIKTSLLSPDTTYASYLVFIWNDAFGFDHVPAEGEVGMSGEEGQKKAVHLDPETHRQQGMPRRQRGRFGHRQTATMRWREVRPADRDAQTSKQRSDGWMEVKLGEIFIKGGEDVDMEMALTEVKGGNWKRGLIVQGIEVRPK from the exons ATGGCTGCTGAGGAGAATGACCATTTCAACGCTTTACCCGAAGGCTGCATTGCCTACACCTTATCTCTAACCAGTCCCAGAGATGCATGCAGGTTATCCTCGGTCAGCTCCACGTTTTGCTCTGCTGCCCAATCCGACGACGTCTGGGAGAGCTTTTTGCCCCCAGATTATCGTGATATTCTTAGCCGATCAGAGCAGGGGATTCAACTGTTGCCCTTATATACGTCCAAGAAACAATTGTATCTTCATCTTTGCGATAATCCCATTTTGATTGACAATGGGACCAAG AGCTTCTCATTGGAGAAATCCAGTGGAAAGAAATGTTACATGTTGGCTGCAAGGGACCTCACAATTGTGTGGGGCGATACACCGTGTTATTGGCAATGGATTCCCCTACCTATGTCTAG GTTCACTGAAGTGGCGGAGCTTGTCAGTGTCTGTTGGCTTGAAATTCGGGGCAAGATAAAAACTTCCTTGCTGTCACCAGATACTACCTATGCCAGTTATCTTGTTTTCATATGGAATGATGCCTTTGGTTTTGATCACGTACCTGCAGAGGGTGAAGTAGGAATGAGTGGAGAAGAAGGTCAAAAAAAGGCGGTTCATCTGGACCCTGAGACACACAGGCAGCAAGGCATGCCAAGAAGGCAAAGAGGGAGGTTTGGCCATCGCCAAACTGCAACAATGAGATGGCGGGAGGTTAGGCCTGCGGACAGGGATGCACAGACTTCCAAGCAGAGAAGTGATGGGTGGATGGAAGTTAAGTTGGGGGAGATTTTTATAAAGGGAGGAGAAGATGTTGATATGGAGATGGCCTTGACAGAAGTAAAAGGGGGCAACTGGAAGCGCGGTCTGATTGTTCAAGGGATTGAGGTTAGGCCCAAATGA